In the genome of Candidatus Obscuribacterales bacterium, the window ACTATACAGGCGCACCCAATGATGGTAGTGCTTGGATTAACGGCGGCGATGCTTCTTATCGAATGCTGCGAGGCGGGTCTTGGAGCTTCGATTCAAGGATTTGCCGGTCTGCGTACCGCTACAAGGACTTCCCCACAAACCGCGGCTTCAACAACGGTTTTCGTGTTGTTTGTCACGTCTAAGATACTCTTTAGCCCGTTGCGCAAGTATGATTCTCTTAGGAAACCAAGTTAACACTCTCCTAAGAGAATCTGTTTCACTGATCCGTATATTCGCTATCGTGGAGCGAGGCTGGGGATGGCAGAATGGCTTAAGGTACCACTAGCCGGTGATAAACTATGAGGGTGCGCCTTAGAATTCGTCGCGATTTGGGGGGCTTATGACCGCTGCCTCTGCTCTCCCCCCATCCCACCACCAACCTTCACTGCTCCTGAATGTGCAGAACGTTGCCCTGACCATGACGCCGGAGCATTTCGATCAGCTTTGCCTTGACAACCCCGACCTACAGCTCGAACTTACAAAGGATGGAGAGTTGATAGTGATGCCTCCAACCGGTGGAGAAAGGGGTAGACGAAATCTAGAGTTAGCTGTTGAAGTGGGGATCTGGAATCGCCAAACGAATTTAGGGGAAGCCTTTGATTCATCAACCGGCTATGATTTCGCAGCCTTGGGAGGAGGTAAGCTATCTCCCGATGTATCTTGGATTGAAACATCTCGACTCGATGGAATAGACCTTATGGGCTTTATCCCCATCGTACCTAATTTCGTGATTGAGCTACGGTCTGCGATCGATCCATTGCAGCGGTTGCAGGACAAGATGCGGGAGTATCAGCGGCTGGGCGTGCGGTTAGGGCTGTTGATTGACCCAGAGCGCCAGCAGGTTGAGATCTATCGCCCTGGGCAGGCGGCGATAGTGCTAGAGTCACCGAGTGCGATCGATTGTGACGAGGTTATGCCTGGATTTGTGCTGAACCTGAATCGCATTTGGTCATAACGTTGGGCAGTGCCTATGCTTGAAGACACTGTCATGGGCAGAAGTTGGCATTCTTTTGGTTGCGTTTATCTATACAGTCCCATGACTTCAATCCTAGACTTTGAGCCGGCATCGATTGTCTTGAACCGTTTTTGGGTAAAACAGCTCACAGAAGCGGATCTGCGGGTGGTTGAGTATCGATGTAATTTCCAGCAGCCGCCCGAATCTGGCGATGAGCAACGGGCGATTTCAAGGATTTGCTACAGCCTCAGAGTAACGGCTGTAAGGCTGGGAAGTAGCATCATTACGCGGGAACCCATCAGCCCAGATCGACTGCAATCAGAAGATTGGTACCTGACGCAAGCTGGAGAAAGAGTCCTAAGCTGTAACCATGCTGCCGAACGAAAAGCCCTAGAAACCTTCGAACGTAAGTCGTTGGAGTACAAACTCAGACAGATCA includes:
- a CDS encoding Uma2 family endonuclease; protein product: MTAASALPPSHHQPSLLLNVQNVALTMTPEHFDQLCLDNPDLQLELTKDGELIVMPPTGGERGRRNLELAVEVGIWNRQTNLGEAFDSSTGYDFAALGGGKLSPDVSWIETSRLDGIDLMGFIPIVPNFVIELRSAIDPLQRLQDKMREYQRLGVRLGLLIDPERQQVEIYRPGQAAIVLESPSAIDCDEVMPGFVLNLNRIWS